One stretch of Arachis duranensis cultivar V14167 chromosome 1, aradu.V14167.gnm2.J7QH, whole genome shotgun sequence DNA includes these proteins:
- the LOC107494004 gene encoding ABC transporter F family member 4, which produces MVRKKADDAGPSAKTKASSKDAPKKEKISISAMLASMDEKPDKPKKPSSTKPKAKAAPKPSAYTDGIDLPPSDEDEDEAILEEEEENASKRHQRSELKTLEVSTTDKELKKREKKDILAAHAVEQAKKEALKDDHDAFTVVIGSRTSVLNGDDDADANVKDITIENFSVSARGKELLKNASVKISHGKRYGLVGPNGKGKSTLLKLLAWRKIPVPKNIDVLLVEQEVVGDDKTALEAVVSANEELVKVRQEVASLQNATALEGSVDKDNNDEEDDAGEKLAELYEKLQLMGSDAAEAQASKILAGLGFTKDMQGRPTKSFSGGWRMRISLARALFVQPTLLLLDEPTNHLDLRAVLWLEEYLCRWKKTLVVVSHDRDFLNTVCTEIIHLHDLKLHFYRGNFDDFESGYEQRRKEMNKKYEIYDKQLKAAKRSGNRAQQEKVKDRAKFVAAKEASKAKGKGKGKVDEDEAPPEVPQKWRDYSVEFHFPEPTELTPPLLQLIEVSFSYPNREDFRLSNVDVGIDMGTRVAIVGPNGAGKSTLLNLLAGDLVPNEGEVRRSQKLRIGRYSQHFVDLLTMDETPVQYLLRLHPDQEGLSKQEAVRAKLGKFGLPSHNHLTPIAKLSGGQKARVVFTSISMSRPHILLLDEPTNHLDMQSIDALADALDEFTGGVVLVSHDSRLISHVCEDEERSQIWVVEDGTVRTSVGTFDDYKTELMKEIKAEVDD; this is translated from the coding sequence ATGGTTAGAAAAAAGGCAGATGATGCAGGCCCATCAGCAAAGACTAAGGCAAGTAGCAAAGATGCcccaaagaaagaaaaaatttccATATCTGCCATGCTGGCCAGCATGGATGAAAAGCCTGATAAACCCAAAAAGCCCTCTTCCACTAAGCCCAAGGCAAAAGCCGCTCCAAAACCTTCTGCATATACTGATGGTATTGATCTTCCACCAtctgatgaagatgaagatgaagctatcttggaggaggaggaagagaatgCCTCCAAACGGCATCAGAGGAGTGAGTTGAAGACACTTGAAGTATCAACCACAGACAAAGAGCTGAAGAAGCGTGAGAAGAAGGATATTTTAGCGGCTCATGCTGTTGAGCAGGCAAAGAAGGAAGCTCTTAAGGATGACCACGATGCTTTCACGGTGGTCATTGGAAGTCGGACTTCAGTGCTTAATGGAGATGATGATGCCGATGCTAATGTCAAAGATATAACAATAGAAAATTTCTCGGTGTCTGCTCGGGGTAAAGAACTTCTGAAGAATGCGTCAGTGAAGATATCTCATGGGAAGAGGTATGGTTTGGTTGGACCCAATGGAAAGGGGAAGTCCACACTATTGAAGCTTCTTGCTTGGAGGAAGATACCGGTACCTAAGAATATTGATGTCCTTCTGGTTGAACAGGAGGTAGTTGGTGATGATAAAACCGCACTTGAGGCTGTTGTTTCAGCTAATGAAGAACTGGTTAAAGTTCGACAAGAAGTTGCTTCTTTGCAAAATGCAACTGCTTTGGAAGGAAGTGTTGACAAAGATAATAATGATGAGGAAGATGATGCAGGAGAGAAGCTAGCAGAGCTGTACGAGAAACTACAGCTGATGGGTTCTGATGCTGCTGAAGCTCAAGCATCAAAGATTTTAGCAGGTTTGGGTTTCACGAAGGATATGCAGGGCCGGCCAACAAAATCATTTAGTGGTGGATGGAGAATGAGGATTTCTTTAGCTCGAGCACTTTTTGTGCAGCCAACTTTATTATTGCTTGATGAACCCACAAATCACCTTGACTTGAGGGCTGTTCTCTGGTTGGAAGAGTACCTGTGCCGTTGGAAGAAGACTTTGGTGGTTGTCTCACACGATAGGGATTTCCTCAATACAGTTTGCACTGAGATTATTCATCTTCATGACTTGAAACTCCATTTCTATCGTGGAAACTTTGATGACTTTGAGAGTGGGTATGAACAGCGTCGTAAAGAGATGAAcaagaagtatgagatttatGACAAGCAACTGAAAGCTGCAAAAAGGAGTGGTAACCGAGCTCAGCAAGAAAAGGTGAAGGACCGAGCGAAGTTTGTGGCAGCCAAAGAAGCATCTAAAGCCAAGGGCAAAGGCAAGGGCAAGGTTGATGAAGATGAGGCCCCACCAGAGGTTCCACAGAAGTGGAGGGACTACAGTGTCGAGTTTCACTTTCCTGAACCTACCGAGCTCACACCTCCACTACTTCAGCTTATTGAAGTGAGCTTCAGTTATCCGAACCGTGAGGATTTCAGACTGTCAAATGTTGATGTTGGCATTGATATGGGAACTCGTGTTGCCATTGTTGGGCCTAATGGAGCTGGAAAATCTACACTACTGAACCTTCTGGCTGGTGATTTGGTTCCAAATGAGGGTGAAGTTAGGAGGAGTCAGAAGTTGCGGATAGGAAGATACTCGCAACACTTTGTGGACCTTCTAACTATGGACGAAACCCCCGTTCAGTATCTTCTTCGTCTCCATCCTGATCAGGAGGGACTTAGCAAGCAAGAGGCTGTCCGCGCAAAACTCGGAAAGTTTGGGCTACCTAGTCATAACCATCTCACGCCTATTGCCAAACTATCAGGAGGGCAGAAAGCTAGGGTGGTCTTCACCTCAATATCCATGTCAAGACCCCATATTTTGTTGTTGGATGAACCCACTAATCATCTGGACATGCAAAGTATTGATGCATTGGCCGATGCACTAGACGAGTTCACTGGTGGAGTTGTTCTTGTTAGTCATGACTCGAGATTGATATCGCATGTATGTGAGGATGAAGAGAGGAGTCAAATCTGGGTTGTTGAGGATGGTACTGTCAGGACTTCGGTTGGAACATTTGACGATTACAAAACCGAGTTGATGAAAGAAATCAAAGCTGAAGTTGATGATTGA